A section of the Myxocyprinus asiaticus isolate MX2 ecotype Aquarium Trade chromosome 40, UBuf_Myxa_2, whole genome shotgun sequence genome encodes:
- the LOC127431012 gene encoding cationic amino acid transporter 3-like: MVDKIASFGHALLRRRVLDCSGEETRFARCLSTLDLVALGVGSTLGAGVYVLAGEVAREKAGPAIVLCFLVAALSSMLAGLCYAEFGARVPKTGSAYMYSYVTVGEIWAFITGWNLILSYVIGTASVARAWSSTFDNLIEQKISSFFKASMAMKVPGKVLAEYPDLFALILILLLTGLLAFGASESALVNKIFTGINLVVLGFVIISGFVKGNTANWNLTYQDFINDTNITEPEQVESTFGSGGFAPFGIGGILSGAATCFYAFVGFDCIATTSEEAKNPMRSIPVGIVASLLICFFAYFGVSAALTLMMPYYNLNTQSPLPEAFSYVGWAPARYIVAVGSLCALSTSLLGSMFPMPRVIYAMAEDGLLFRSLSRMNKRTKTPLLATVVSGIVAALMAFLFDLAALVDLMSIGTLLAYSLVAVCVLILRYQPGNLSSSSQTEKLVELVGGEKVAVCGDSGDEYGIEMDDTPRKEKFSLKLLLVPSKDSPTETSGNIVYATTAVISVLITVLCVVLAVRLEAIMNGEIVWVMVCVILAVLCFLCIIVIFRQPESKEALTFKVPLLPWLPLFSIFVNIYLMMQLDIATWCRFTVWMGIGFAIYFGYGIRNSTEAKNSSTRKYEPPLQSKSPIYLGGDESELEGISP; encoded by the exons ATGGTGGACAAAATTGCCTCTTTCGGACATGCGCTACTTCGCCGCCGTGTGCTGGATTGCTCTGGGGAGGAAACACGCTTTGCTCGCTGCCTGTCCACTCTGGATCTAGTGGCACTCGGTGTGGGCTCTACACTTGGAGCTGGAGTGTATGTTCTAGCCGGGGAGGTTGCAAGAGAGAAGGCCGGTCCTGCTATTGTCTTATGTTTCCTCGTGGCCGCACTCTCCTCCATGCTGGCTGGACTTTGCTATGCAGAGTTTGGAGCCCGAGTGCCTAAGACAGGGTCAGCGTACATGTACAGCTATGTAACAGTGGGAGAGATCTGGGCCTTCATAACTGGTTGGAACCTCATTCTCTCATATGTGATAG GTACAGCTAGTGTGGCACGAGCTTGGAGCTCCACTTTTGATAATTTGATTGAGCAGAAGATCTCTAGCTTCTTCAAGGCATCCATGGCTATGAAGGTTCCTGGGAAGGTTCTTGCCGAATATCCAGACCTGTTTGCCCTCATTCTCATCCTTCTACTGACTG GActacttgcttttggtgcaagTGAGTCTGCTTTGGTCAACAAGATCTTCACTGGGATCAACCTGGTAGTTTTGGGCTTTGTCATCATATCTGGCTTTGTCAAGGGCAATACAGCAAACTGGAACCTCACATACCAGGACTTCATCAATGATACCAATATCACCGAACCAGA ACAGGTAGAAAGCACATTTGGAAGTGGCGGTTTTGCTCCGTTTGGCATCGGAGGAATCTTGTCTGGGGCTGCCACCTGTTTCTACGCCTTTGTGGGCTTCGATTGCATTGCTACAACAA GTGAAGAAGCCAAAAACCCAATGCGTTCCATCCCTGTGGGCATCGTGGCCTCTCTGCTCATTTGCTTCTTTGCTTACTTTGGAGTGTCAGCTGCTCTTACACTCATGATGCCCTACTACAATCTCAACACCCAGAGTCCATTGCCTGAGGCCTTCAGTTACGTGGGCTGGGCGCCAGCACGCTATATTGTAGCAGTTGGTTCACTCTGCGCCCTCTCTAcaag TCTGCTGGGCTCCATGTTCCCCATGCCTCGAGTGATTTACGCTATGGCAGAGGATGGACTGCTCTTCCGTTCGCTTTCCAGGATGAACAAGAGAACCAAAACTCCATTGTTGGCGACTGTTGTGTCTGGAATAGTGGCAG CTCTCATGGCTTTTCTCTTTGATTTGGCTGCATTGGTTGACCTCATGTCCATTGGGACATTGTTGGCTTACTCTCTGGTGGCTGTGTGTGTTCTCATCCTCAG ATATCAGCCAGGCAACCTGAGCTCTTCCAGTCAGACTGAGAAACTGGTAGAACTAGTCGGTGGGGAGAAAGTGGCGGTATGTGGAGACAGTGGCGATGAATACGGCATAGAGATGGACGACACTCCCCGCAAAGAGAAGTTCTCCCTGAAACTCCTTCTGGTTCCCTCTAAGGACTCGCCGACCGAAACATCTGGCAATATTGTCTATGCTACAACTGCTGTCATCT CTGTGCTGATAACCGTGTTATGCGTGGTCTTGGCTGTACGTCTGGAGGCCATCATGAATGGCGAGATTGTGTGGGTGATGGTGTGTGTCATTCTGGCTGTGCTGTGCTTCTTGTGCATCATTGTGATCTTCAGACAGCCTGAGAGCAAGGAAGCTCTCACCTTCAAG GTGCCTCTGTTGCCTTGGCTGCCTCTGTTCAGTATTTTTGTCAACATCTATCTCATGATGCAGCTGGACATTGCCACCTGGTGTCGATTCACAGTGTGGATGGGCATCG GTTTTGCAATCTACTTCGGCTATGGTATCCGGAACAGCACAGAGGCCAAGAACAGCTCC